GCCAGGCCCAGTTCAACGGCGGACAGCGCGGTCAGTACGTCGAACTCGTCCATGAAGCCGCAGTGTCCGATCCGCAGGACGCGGCCGTCCAAGGGCGCCTGCGCACCGGCCAGTTGCAGGGCGTAACGGTCCAGCAGCCGGTCGACCAGTGCGGTCGCGTCCACGCCCGCGGGCATTTCGGCGGCGGTGACGGCGCTGTGCCGGTCGTCGTCCGGTGAGAACAGCCGCAGTCCGAGACCGTGCACGCCCGCCCGAGCCATCCGGCCGAGCCGCACATGACGGGCCAGGACATGGTCCAGGCCCTCGGCGTGGATCTGCCGCAGGGCCACGTCGAGCTGGCTGATCAGGGAGATGGCCGGAGTCCACGGGGTGCGGGGGACCTGTGCTGCGAGTGCTGTCCGAGCCTCGTCCCAGTCGAAGTAGAAGCGCGGGAGGCGGGCGTGCCGGTGCTGTTCCCAGGCGCGTTCGCCGACGCTGGTGAACGCCAGGCCGGGCGGCGTCATCAGTGCCTTCTGACAGCCGCCGACGACGACGTCGACGCCCCAGTCATCGGTGCGCAACTCGCAGGCGCCGACCCCGGACGCGGAGTCCACCACGGTGATCAGCGGTGCGCACGCGGCCGCGAATCCGCGGATGTCGTTGACCACGGCGGTCGAGGTCTCGCAGTGGACGGCGATCGCGGCCTTCAGGCCGGGGCCGGCGGCCGCCGCGGCGATCCGGGCCAGGTCCAGCGGCTCGCCCCAGGCGTGCCGCACCTCGGTGACGTCCAGCCCGAACGCGGTGGCCATCTGGACCCAGCGCTCGCCGAAGGCGCCGTTGGCGGCGACCAGGACCCGGTCGCCGGGCGCGAACAGGTTCTGCAGGGTGCCTTCGAACGCTCCGGTCATGCTGGAGGTGAACAGCAGCACGTCGGCGCGGGTGCGCAAAGTCCGCTGGAGGTTGGCGACGACCCGGGTGAACACCTCGGCGTAGGCCTGGGTGCGCTCGTCCTCGACGGGCAGCACCGCGGCCGCGGTGACCTCGGGAGGTGTCGGTGTGGGACCCGGGACCATCAACCGGTATTTCCTCATGGGGCGGTCACGCCTTTCGCTGGAGGCCTGGGCACGGAGGGGCGCGAGGCAGGGGTCAGAAGACGACACGGGAATCGGCACTCACCCGGGCGTCCCGGGACTTGCGCAGGTCGCGCGTGACGTTGACCCGTCGCAGCCAACGATCGTGTCCGTCGTAGCGGGCCTGGTAGGGGTTCCTGCCGTGGACGGCCTTGTAGTTGTCGATGAAGAGCACATCGCCCGGTCGCAGGGCGATGCCGGTCAGCTTGGCGTCGATCTGCTCGACGAGGGCTTCGAACGCGGCCGCCGCCTCCGGGTCGTCGGCCGTCCGGTCCATGAAGTAGGGATCGAGCCGGCCGTAGGGCGTCCGCGAGTCGCCGAAGAGAACCGGCACCTTCTCGGGAGCGGCGTTGACCCGGTCGATCCTGCGGATGCTGCGTTCGATGACGTCCGCCGGTGCCTGGAGACGGCTGCGCGCGGTGCGGTTCTCCGGCTGGTGGGAGTTGTCCGGGCGGATGACGTAGCGCGGGCCGGCCAGCGCCCGCCTGGTCTCCGCGTCCAGCTCCAGGTCGTCGAAGAGCGCGTAGGTGGTCTGCACCGCGTCCGGGTTGCGCAGGCACATGAGACCGACGTACTCGGCGCGATACGGGTGGAACGCGTCCTCGGTGTGCCATGTCAGCGGCTCGGCTGTGGACGAGTTGAGCTGGGCGTGCTCATGGCCCTTGATCGGCACCACGTCGTGCAGGAGCCGCCCGTCCTGCTGGGTGGCCCAGGCTATGGGGTCGCCCAGCAGCGAGGCACACATCAGCAGGAACATGTCCTCGCGTCGGGTACGACCGTCGTCGTCGGCTTCGCCCCACTGCGCGGGCGTCGCGCCGATCCCGGCGTCGTCCACCCGGAAACCGCTGATCACGCACCCACCGGAGGGTTCTTTGAGACGGAAGGCGTTCAGCCGGGCCCGCAGCGGTCGCGGCATCTCCTGCGCGCGCAGGGCCACGGCGTCGAGGAGCTGCTCGTCGGTCGCCGGCTCCTCGGCGAGCAGCTCCTCGACGAGGGTGTCAATCAGCGCGCGGTCGGCGTCAGTCAGATCTATCCGGTACATGCTCAGCTCCGTGGGAAGGTCCGGTGCCCGGTGGTGCCGGTGGTCATCCGTGTGCGGCGTCGTCGGCCGAGGGGCCCTCCAACCCCAGCAGGGTGAGCGCCTGCTCCTCGGAGAGACGGTCGATGTCGGCGAGGAGGTCCTCGAGGCTCAGCTCGTCCTCCGGGTGCGGGGACACCTCCGGTGCCGAGGGCCGCGCGCCGAGCTCGGTCAGCCGGTATGCCACGTCCAGCACGGTCGGCAGGTCGAAGAAGTCGGCCAGCGGCAGGTCGACGTCGTAGCGGTCGGCGATTTTGCCGACGAGCCGCACGGCCAGCATCGAGTAGCCGCCCAGCGCGAAGAAGTCGTCGTCCGCACCGATGCCGTCGTCCTCGAACGCCTCCCGCCACAGGGGCAGCAGACCGCCGAGGATGCCGAACGCAGGGAGCTCCGCGTGGTCCACGGAGCCGTCCTCGGCGCGCGGAAGCTCCGGCACGGGGACGAGAGCGATCCCGTCGGACACGGGATGAGCCTCCTGCTTCAGATGCCGGCGCAGTTCCGCCACGTCGAAGGCGTGGCCGTCCTCGACGAGGACGTACACGACCGGCTCGCCGTCGCTGTGCGTGATGCCTATGGCCTCACGCACCGCGGGATGGCGGTGGAGTCCGACCACGCAGGTGTCCAACACATGCTTGGTGCGATCCATTCGGTTGACCCAGACTCTCTGCTCGTCACTTGGTCGCTTGCGTCCGGTACTGCGCTGCGGCAGTCCGCGATGCGACCGCCCACGTAAAACCCTAGGAACGCCGGGAGCCGAGGGGCAATGAACGGCCGGATCAACTACGGTCAGAGGTTCGCGGAAACGCCTCAACAATCCGCTGAGAGCATCACGTCCGCACCGCTGTCGACTACGCAAATCCAAGAAATAGGCTCCTGAGGAGTTCCCCTGTTTCTTGTCTCCGCTCACCGGATGAAGTGAGAGAAGGAATCATCGTGATGGAAACACAGGAAAACGCCGAGCAGTTCGCGGTGGTCGTCAACGACGAGGAGCAGTACTCGATATGGCCCGCCGACCGTGCGCTGCCGGAGGGCTGGCAGAAGGAGGGGCGCACCGGTACGCGCGAGGAGTGCCTGTCGCACATCGACACGGTGTGGACCGACCTGCGTCCGCGCAGCGTGCGGGAGCGCGCCGAGGCGCACGGCTAGGTGGCCGCGAAACAGCGCGACGGGCTGCGACTGTTCGGGCTGCCGCCGCAGGCGTGCGAGCGGGTCGCCGCACTGTGGCCAGGCCCGCTGGCGGGCGTGGGACCGGATGACCGCAAGACGTCCGGCCCCTGCGCCGCCGCACTCGTGTGGCAGGGCGACGACGCCGAGGTGGCGGCGTTCCTGGGCGCGCACCCGGAGTGCCGTTGGCTGCACACCACGGCCGTGGGCGTGCCGCAAGCGGTGCTGCGGCACGCGGACGCGACCGGTCTCACGGTCACCAACGGCGCAGGGACGCGCGGCAGCGCGGTGGCGGAACACGTCCTGGCGCTGCTGCTGGCCCACTTCAAGGGCCTCCCGCAGACGCTGGCGGCGCAGCGGGAGCGGGACTGGAAGGTGCCGGTCGCCGCGGAGCTGCGCGGCCGGCGGACCGGAGTCCTGGGCCTCGGGGACATCGGCCGCCGGACGGCCCGCCTCCTCGACGCGTTCGGGGCGCGGGTGACGGGCTGTCGGCGCAGTGCGGGCGGCAGCCCCGGTTCCGGCTTCCCGGTTCCGGGGGTGTCCGCGGTGTACGGGCGCGAGCGGATCGAGGAGTTCCTGACCGGACTCGATGTCCTCGTGGTGGCCGTGCCGCTGACCGAGGAGACCGCCGGGCTCATCGGCAGCGCCGAACTGGCGCTGCTGCGGCCGGGAGCCGTGCTGGTCAACGTCGGCAGGGGCCCGGTGGTGGACGAGGTCGCGCTGGTGTCCGCGCTGCGCACCGGGCGGCTGGCCGGCGCGGCTCTGGACGTGTTCGCCGCCGAGCCGCTGCCCGCGTCGTCTCCGCTGTGGTCGGAGCCCGGAGTGCTGATCACGCCGCACAGCGCGGACGCCACAGCTGAGACGGACCAGCGGTGCCTGGAGCTCCTGCTGGACAACCTGACCCGGTTCGGCGCGGGCCGGCCGCTGCGCAACGTCGTGGATCCGGCGCGCGGTTACTGATGCCCGGGGTTCGGGCGCGGATCGGGAGACAGGGGCCGGGGGCCGCACGCCTGTGTGCGGCCCCCGGCCCCTGTCTCCCGATCCCGCCTGGTCATCCCGCGTGGGCGTCAACCTGTTCCTGGTCGTATCCGTGCTCCTGTCGCTCGCGGGCCGGGCGTGGCCGTGGTGATCGCACCAGGACGCGTTTGAGCCAGCGGTCGCTGCCGTCGTACCGGGGCGTGAAGGCCAGCCTGCCGTGCACCACGGCGTCGTTGTCGATGATCAGCAGGTCGCCCGGTTCCAACGGGACGACATGGCCGTTGGCCTCCAGAGCGTGACCGAGCCGGTCGAAGGCGGCGATGAAGTCCGGGTCGTCGGTGAGCCGGTGCGTGTAGGAGGGGTCGTAGCGGATGCCCAGAGCGCCGTGCTCGCGGTGCCAGAGCGTGGCGATCCCGATCGGCCGGCGCAGCTCCGCCTCCCGGTCGGCGTAGCTGTCGTCGGGCAGCACGACGGTCAGGGGCCGTTGCAGCTGTTCGACGTCGGCTGCCGTCAGGGGCGCGCTGGTGGCGCTGGAAAGTCTGCTGCCGACGTCGTCCGGGTTGCGCACGCAGGCCAGCAGCAGGATGTCGGCCCGGTACGGGTGAAAGGCGTCCTCGGTGTGCCAGGCGAGCGGGACCACGCTGCCGGCGCCGACCTGGAGGCGCTCCTGACCGGGGCTGGGCAGGATGTTGTGGACGATCCGCCCGTCCTGCTGGTTGCGCCAGCCGAACACCCGCCCGAGACGGGAGGCGACTAGGGCCAGAGCGATGTCGAGATCGGCGTTGCGCCGAGGGTCGCTCGCCCGCCAGTGCAGAGGCGTGGGGCCCGGGTCACCGCAGTCCAGCAGTCCTTTGACGACGCGGTGACCGATGTGCGGATCGGGAGGCTGGACGAGTTCGTCGAGGCCCGCGGCTAGGCTCTGCGGGAGCCGCCTCGCGTCGGGAGCGGACAGCACGGTGTCGCCTGTGGCGCCGCCGGCAGCCAGCGTCCGCGCCGCTCGCAGGAGGTCCTTCCCGAGCTCCCGGTCCGCGCGATTTATTTCCTGCACCGGCATGCGGTCTACCTTTCAGGGACCTTTCAAAAAATGGAGGTCGCTCCGGCAGGAGCCGACCGGTCAGTGAACCGGTGATGAGGCCGGTTTGACCTTGCTTCAGGGGACAGCTTCCGGTCCCGGTGATACACCGGTCAAGGGATCTGAGACTATTCCGCACTTTGTCATCGCTGCCATCGCGACTTCAATTCGGCCATGCCAACAAAATGCTGATGAGGGCTCATCGAAAAATGTGTGCCGGGTTCGTTCGTTCCACGGATTGCCGGGCTGTCGGCGGCGCCTAGAGTCGTTTCGCGGAAGCCGATTCCGCGGGAACGGCACCGGGTCGTCCCGCTGGCGGACACGCTCTTCGGAGGGTGAGAGGTGGTCTGGAGTTGATCGACAGCACTGTGGCCGACACCCCGGCGGAGTCACGCTCCGTGTTCAGTCGCTCCGGCCCGCACGCGGCAGACGCCGGCGAGGCGTTGCTCCACGAACGCATCGCCGCACACGCGCACCGCGTGCCGGACGCGCCGGCGGTGACCTGTGATGGGCGGACGCTCACTTACGGAGACCTGGACGCCCGCGCCGAGCGGCTCGCCGCCGGCCTGCGAACCCGGGTGCACGACGAAGACGCCGTCATCGCGGTGTTGATGGACCGTTCGACCGACCTGATCGTTACGCTGCTCGGCGTGCTGAAGGCGGGCTGCGCGTATCTGGCGCTCAACACCGCTGACCCGGACCGGCGTCTGGCGGAGCTGGTCGCCGACGCCGGGGCACGTCTGGCCGTGGCGGCACCCGAGCACGCCGGACGGCTGCCGGACACCGTTGAGACCCTGACACTGGCCACAGCGCCCTCGCGCACCGGCCCGGCGAACGTCTCCTCGGCCGCCGCGCGGGCCGACCGCGCAGCAGCGGCCCAGGCCCGCGCGGCCGACGACCTGGCCTACGTGTGTTACACGTCGGGCTCCACCGGTGCGCCCAAAGGCGTGGGCGTGACCCATCGCGGCGTTCTGCGTCTGGTGGTGTCGCAGGACTGGCTGCGTCTGACACCCGAGGACACCGTGCTCCAGGTCTCCGCGGTGTCCTTCGACGCGTCGACGCTGGAGATTTTCGGCGCGCTCTGCGCGGGCTGTCGCCTGGTGGTGCACCCCGGCGGGGGACCGGTCGATCTCGATGCTCTGGCCGCCACCGTCACCGGCCACAGGGTGACCGTGGTCAACTTGGCCACCGGCCTGCTCCACCAGCTGATCGAGAGCCGGTTGTCCTTCTTCGCCGGTCTCCGGCACGTGGTGACGGGAGGCGACGTCGCCTCGCCCGCACTCGTGGCCCGACTCCTGGACGCCTGGCCGGGTCTGACGTTCACCAACGGCTACGGCCCCACGGAGAACACCACGTTCACGACGTGCTGGACCACCAGCGGGCCGCCGCCGGACGCCGTTCCCATCGGTACGGCCGTCACCGGCACCGGGGTCGCCGTGCTCGACGACGCGATGCGGCCGGTGACGGCGGGCGGCACCGGCGAGATATACACCTGGGGTGGGGGCCTGGCACGCGGCTACCTGGGCCGGCCCGCGGCCACCGCGGAGCGCTTCCTGCCCTGCCCGTTCGGGCCGCCGGGGTCGCGGATGTACCGCACCGGCGACCTGGCCCGGCTGCTGCCGGACGGGAACCTGGAGTTCGCCGGACGCACCGACCGGCAGGTCAAGGTGCACGGTTACCGAGTGGAACCGGGTGCCGTCGAGGCGGCCCTGGCCCGGCAGTCCGGCGTCGACCGGGCGGTCGTCGTGGTCGAACAGGACGACGCCGGCCGTAAACGCCTGGTCGGCCATGCCGTTCCGAGCGGCACCGCGGACGAGGGGCTGGGCGCACGGCTGCGCGCCTCGCTGGCCGCCGAACTGCCCGGCTACGCCGTCCCGGACACGATCCTGGTGCACACCACGCTGCCGGTCACCGCGCACGGCAAGGTGGACCGTTCCGCCCTCACGAGCGCGGGCCCACGGCCGCGCGCAGTGGCCAACGCCTACGTTCCTCCGGCCACGCCGCTCCAGCGGCGCCTCACCGAGCTGTGGAGCGCGCTGCTGGACACCGCGCCCGTCGGGATCGACGACGACTTCTTCGACCTGGGCGGCCACTCGCTCCTGGCCGCCGAACTGCTGGACGTCATGCACAAGGAGCTGGGCGTCGAGATACCGGCCACCGCGCTGTATCTGCGCTCCACCGTCGCCGAGCTGAGCGAGGCCGTGGGCGAGACCCTGGCCGGACGGGAGATCCGATCGTGACCGTCTCACCGCACCACACGCCGGCCCCGCCCATCGCCTCCGGATGCCCGGTGCACCAGGGCGGAGCCGGCCTGGGAGCCCTCGCCGACCTGGCCGATCCCGCGCTCTACAGCGACCGCGACCCCCATGCGACGTGGACCGAGCTGAGGCGCCGGACGCCCGTCACCCGGCACGAGAAGGACGGCCACCCGTACTGGTCGGTGACCCGGTACGCGGACATCGACCGGGTGCTGCGCGACCACGCCACGTTCACCTCGCAACGCGGCACCCTGCTCTACCTCCTCGGCCGGGGCGACCCGGCGGGCGGCCACCAGATGGCGGCGACGGATCCGCCGCGGCACACGTCGCTGCGCGAACCGCTGCAGCGGGCACTGGCCGTCAAGCCCACCATGGAGCGGCGAGAGCAGATCCGCGCGGTGGTGACGGATCTGCTGGCGCCGCTGGCCGACGGAGGCCCCTACGACCTCGCGGCCCACGCGAACCAGCTGCCGATGGCCGTGGCCGGCGTGCTGATGGGGCTGCCCAAGGAGGACTGGGGCCGGCTGGTCGACCTCACCACCGCGTCCGTGGCACCGGAGGACCCGCGCTACCGCGACGAGCGCGGCATCGACCGGGTGCTCAACATGGCCCACCGCGGCCTGTTCGCCTACTTCCACGAGATCGTCCACGAGCGGCGCACGCACCCGGGCGACGACCTGATCAGCCTGCTGCTGAGGATGGAGATCGACGGCCGCCCGCTCACCGCGGGCGAGGTCATCTCCAACTGCTACAGCTTGCTGCTCGGCGCCAACGTGACCACGGCCCAGGTCCCGGTGAGCACCCTCGCGGAACTCATGGGCACACCGGCCCTTCAGGACTGGGCCGACCGGCCGGACCTGATCGTCAGCGGAGTGGACGAGGCGCTGCGCTGGGCCACGCCTACCACGCACTTCATCCGCTACGCCACCAGGGATGTGCACCTGGGCGGCACCCGTGTCGCGGCGGGCGACGCGGTGGCGGTGTGGCTGCCGTCCGCCAACCGCGACGAGGACGTCTTCCGAAACCCGTTCACCTTCCACGTCGCCCGTCGCCCCAACAAGCATCTGGCGTTCGGCATCGGCCCGCACTACTGCGTGGGCCACACCGTGGCCAAGGTGACCCTGCGACTCTTCTTCGCCGAGCTGTTCAGCCGGTTCACCGACATCGTCCCGGTCGGCCCGGGCAAGCGACTGTACTCCAACACGATCTACGGGTGGACCGAGATGCCGATCACCGCCCGCACGCGGCCGCGGGCTCGCCAGGCCGCCTATTGACCCGTGGCCGCCCGCTGTCCGCCGCCGGGCGGCCGTCAGCCGAACCGAAGGTGAGGTCCACCAACCGATGCCGATCGCCGGCCGACCCCCGCGCTGGTTTCTGAGAGAACCGCTTCCCGACGCCCGAGCCCGAGTGTTCCTGCTGCCCTATTCGGGATGCGGCGCGTCCATGTACCGCCACTGGCCGTCCGAGTACCAGGGCGTCAACTTCGTGCCGGTGCAGCTGCCGGGACGCGAGAACCGGCTGCGGGAGCAGCCCTTCGAGACGTACCAGGAGCTGGGCCGCGTCCTGTCCGAGGTCCTGGAACCCCATCTGGACGGCCCCTACGCCCTGTTCGGCCACTGCAGCGCGGCGCTCGCAGCCTACGAGACCGCGGTGCAAGCCGTCGGCCGCGGCGCGCGGCCGCCACAACGGCTGTTCGTCTCCTCCGAGGTGGCCCCGCAGGATGGGCCGTACGGCCGTCATCTCCAGATGGACGACGAGGAGCTGGCCGAGGAGCTGCGCGGGCTGATCGTGCAGTTGGGCGGCAACCCGCTGCCCACGTTCGTCGGCATGACCCTGGGTGTGCTGCGGCGCGACATCGAGGTCAACCGCCGCTACCACCTGACCGATCCGCCGAAGCTGCCGTGTCCGATCACCGCGATCGGGTGGAGCGGCGACGTCGGGATGGAGCCGGAGCGGATGACCGGCTGGGCGGCATGCGGCGAAATGGATCAGGTCGTCTTCGACGGCGGCCACTACGGCTTCATCGAGGGCCCCGAGAAGCTGCTGCGGCTCTTGGCCGACGGCGTCACCGCAGACCGGCCGTCCACAGGACCAGCCGGCGGAAGGAGTGAAGAGGCATGTTGATCCTGTCGTTCAAGGAAGGACACGACAGCGCGGTCACGGCGATCGACGACGGCCGCCTGCTGTTCTCGCTGGAGGCGGAGAAGGACTCCTTCCCGCGCTACGACTCGCTGACCGCGGAGGTGCTGCTAGCCGCCGCGGAGCGGCTGGACCGGCTACCGGACGTGGTGGCCGTCGGCGGCTGGGTGAAGGGAACGTATTCCGAGGAGCCGCCCTCGCGCACCGGCTACTTCGGCGTCGGCGAAGGGTCGGTGTCCGACCAGGCGGGCCGGTTCTTCGGCAAGGACGTGCGGGTCTTCTCCTCCACCCATGAGCGCTCGCACATCATGACCGCCTACGGGCTCTCGCCGTTCCCCGCCGGGCAGCCGTACTACTGCCTGGTGTGGGAGGGCAACATCGGCTCCTTCTACCGCATCGACGAGAGCGGCGGCGTCACCCACCTGCGGCACGTCATGTCCGACCCGGGCAACAAGTACGCCTATCTGTTCGCCCTGGCCGACCGGAAGTTCACCGCCAACAAGGGCGTCCTGCGGCTCCAGGACGCGGGCAAGCAGATGGCCCTGACGGGCTTCGCCCGGCGCACCGAGACCACCGCGGAGGAGCGGGAGCTCATCGACTTCCTGCTCGCGCAGGAGCGGATCATCACGACCCTGGGCAAGAACGAGATGGACTGGACGCCGTTCCGGAACATCGGAGTCGAGTCGCAGGAGTACAAGGACCTGGCGGCGAAGTTCTCCGACGCCATCTTCGACCGCTTCCACGCCTATGCCGCGGAGCACCTGACCGAGGGGCTGCCGCTGCTGATCTCCGGCGGCTGCGGGCTGAACTGCGAGTGGAACCGCCGCTGGTCCGAATGCGGCCTGTTCCCGCAGGTCTTCGTGCCACCGTGCCCGAACGACAGCGGCTCCTCACTGGGCACTGCCATCGACGCTCAGCTGCACTACACGGGCATGGCGACCGTGGAGTGGGACGTCTACGCCGGCGACGAATTCGTGGAGGACACCGCCTTCGACCCGGAGCGCTACGAGACCCGGCCGCTGGACTACGGCGAGGTGGCGCGGTTCATCGCCGACGGAGGCATCATCGGCTGGGCCCGCGGCCGGTGGGAGATGGGCCCCAGGGCGCTGGGCAACCGGTCGATCCTGGCGGCGCCCTTCAGCGCGGAGACCACCGCCCGGCTGAACAAGATCAAGCAGCGGGAAGGATACCGTCCCATCGCTCCGCTCTGCCTGGAGGAGGACGCCGGGCAATGGTTCGAGGGCTCCGTCCCGGACCCCTACATGCTCTACTTCAGCACCGTTCGCTCCCAGGCCCTCAAGGCCGTGACACACGTCGACGGCACGGCGCGCGCCCAGACCGTGACCCGCAAGCAGAACCCGGCCGTGGCCTCTTTGCTGACCGCCTTCCGCGACCTCACCGGGTTCAGCGTGCTGTGCAACACCTCGCTCAACTTCTCCGGCCGCGGCTTCATCAACCGCACCAGCGACCTGATCCGCTACGGCGAGCAGCACGACCTCGACGGCTACGTGGTCGGGGACACCTTCGTCACCCGGCGCGTCCCGCGGCCCTGAGCCGGGACCGCGCGGTCCCGGACCCCGCGCCCCTGTGAGAGCACTCGTGTACGTGTGAAAGAGGGAACACCCATGCAGCAGAGCAAGGTAAGGCTGAGCGGACGACAGGCCGATCCGGAGTTCTTCCGCTTCGAGGAGCGCAGCGAACTCGACTACGGGCTCGTCCTGGACGTCCTGCACGGCCGCAGGCTCGGAGTGATCTTCCGGGACGTCATACCTCCAGCCGCGCGTAAGGAACTGACCGAGCGGTTCTGGGCCAGTCCCGCACGCCAGCACCGCGAGGGCGAGCCGTCGCACTACGTCGGCGCCTACCACTGGAACAAGAGCGCCGACACCTACCTCCGGGAAGCCGCCGAGGTGGCCGACCACGTACAGGAGGTGATCGACGCTCCTGGTTCGCCCTGGCACACCTTCCGGCGGGGCGTGAACGAGGCCCTGCGGCAGGAGGGCGCCTCACTGAGAGTCGCGGAGATGGACGGCCGCTCCGCTTCCGCGGCACTCATCCGCGCGTGGGACAAGGAGGGCGACTTCTCCCTCGACCCGCACGAGGACGAGGCACAGTGCAAGGATGCGCGCCAGGCCGGCTTCGAGATCCAGCGCGTCCTGGAGCACGACATCTGCGCGGTGAACATGTGCACCGAGCACACCGCCGGAGGACGGCTGGTGATCTGGAACATCCGCCCCGACGACGCGACGCGGCACGCCCTGGGCATCGAGCTGACCGGCCTGCCCTACACGGCCGAGGCCCTGGCCGACTTCGAGGAACTGCGCCTGGACATCCGCGAGGGCGACGTCTACGCCTTCAACGGCGCCTTCGTGCACGCGGTGGACGCCAACACCGGCAACCGCACCACGGTGTCCTTCATCATGGGCTTCACCGACGCCCACACGGTCGTGAGCTGGACCTGAGGCCGGCACGGCCGACGGCCCGCACCGGCCGCACCCGACGTCCAGGGCCCGCCTTCCCGAGCGTGCGCCGACTCCGCGCGACGCCGTTGATGCCCCGACGGGGAGGGCGGGCCCTGGCGATGTCCGTGGCGCTGAGACCAAGGGGAGGTAGGGAGAGGTGGACGTGGACGACCAGCTCGGGTCGTACCGGCGTGACCGGCCGGGCCCGATTGCCGGTTCCGGTTCCGGTTCCGGTTCCGGTTCAGGTGTCGAAGGAGCATACGGCAACGGGTGTCCG
This genomic interval from Streptomyces dengpaensis contains the following:
- a CDS encoding TauD/TfdA family dioxygenase is translated as MPVQEINRADRELGKDLLRAARTLAAGGATGDTVLSAPDARRLPQSLAAGLDELVQPPDPHIGHRVVKGLLDCGDPGPTPLHWRASDPRRNADLDIALALVASRLGRVFGWRNQQDGRIVHNILPSPGQERLQVGAGSVVPLAWHTEDAFHPYRADILLLACVRNPDDVGSRLSSATSAPLTAADVEQLQRPLTVVLPDDSYADREAELRRPIGIATLWHREHGALGIRYDPSYTHRLTDDPDFIAAFDRLGHALEANGHVVPLEPGDLLIIDNDAVVHGRLAFTPRYDGSDRWLKRVLVRSPRPRPARERQEHGYDQEQVDAHAG
- a CDS encoding thioesterase II family protein; this encodes MPIAGRPPRWFLREPLPDARARVFLLPYSGCGASMYRHWPSEYQGVNFVPVQLPGRENRLREQPFETYQELGRVLSEVLEPHLDGPYALFGHCSAALAAYETAVQAVGRGARPPQRLFVSSEVAPQDGPYGRHLQMDDEELAEELRGLIVQLGGNPLPTFVGMTLGVLRRDIEVNRRYHLTDPPKLPCPITAIGWSGDVGMEPERMTGWAACGEMDQVVFDGGHYGFIEGPEKLLRLLADGVTADRPSTGPAGGRSEEAC
- the gntD gene encoding guanitoxin biosynthesis L-enduracididine beta-hydroxylase GntD gives rise to the protein MYRIDLTDADRALIDTLVEELLAEEPATDEQLLDAVALRAQEMPRPLRARLNAFRLKEPSGGCVISGFRVDDAGIGATPAQWGEADDDGRTRREDMFLLMCASLLGDPIAWATQQDGRLLHDVVPIKGHEHAQLNSSTAEPLTWHTEDAFHPYRAEYVGLMCLRNPDAVQTTYALFDDLELDAETRRALAGPRYVIRPDNSHQPENRTARSRLQAPADVIERSIRRIDRVNAAPEKVPVLFGDSRTPYGRLDPYFMDRTADDPEAAAAFEALVEQIDAKLTGIALRPGDVLFIDNYKAVHGRNPYQARYDGHDRWLRRVNVTRDLRKSRDARVSADSRVVF
- a CDS encoding pyridoxal-phosphate-dependent aminotransferase family protein produces the protein MRKYRLMVPGPTPTPPEVTAAAVLPVEDERTQAYAEVFTRVVANLQRTLRTRADVLLFTSSMTGAFEGTLQNLFAPGDRVLVAANGAFGERWVQMATAFGLDVTEVRHAWGEPLDLARIAAAAAGPGLKAAIAVHCETSTAVVNDIRGFAAACAPLITVVDSASGVGACELRTDDWGVDVVVGGCQKALMTPPGLAFTSVGERAWEQHRHARLPRFYFDWDEARTALAAQVPRTPWTPAISLISQLDVALRQIHAEGLDHVLARHVRLGRMARAGVHGLGLRLFSPDDDRHSAVTAAEMPAGVDATALVDRLLDRYALQLAGAQAPLDGRVLRIGHCGFMDEFDVLTALSAVELGLAEFGHPVRPGSGVTAALEVLHGLSRTSATAQSRTAREGHPVP
- a CDS encoding cytochrome P450 — encoded protein: MTVSPHHTPAPPIASGCPVHQGGAGLGALADLADPALYSDRDPHATWTELRRRTPVTRHEKDGHPYWSVTRYADIDRVLRDHATFTSQRGTLLYLLGRGDPAGGHQMAATDPPRHTSLREPLQRALAVKPTMERREQIRAVVTDLLAPLADGGPYDLAAHANQLPMAVAGVLMGLPKEDWGRLVDLTTASVAPEDPRYRDERGIDRVLNMAHRGLFAYFHEIVHERRTHPGDDLISLLLRMEIDGRPLTAGEVISNCYSLLLGANVTTAQVPVSTLAELMGTPALQDWADRPDLIVSGVDEALRWATPTTHFIRYATRDVHLGGTRVAAGDAVAVWLPSANRDEDVFRNPFTFHVARRPNKHLAFGIGPHYCVGHTVAKVTLRLFFAELFSRFTDIVPVGPGKRLYSNTIYGWTEMPITARTRPRARQAAY
- a CDS encoding non-ribosomal peptide synthetase: MIDSTVADTPAESRSVFSRSGPHAADAGEALLHERIAAHAHRVPDAPAVTCDGRTLTYGDLDARAERLAAGLRTRVHDEDAVIAVLMDRSTDLIVTLLGVLKAGCAYLALNTADPDRRLAELVADAGARLAVAAPEHAGRLPDTVETLTLATAPSRTGPANVSSAAARADRAAAAQARAADDLAYVCYTSGSTGAPKGVGVTHRGVLRLVVSQDWLRLTPEDTVLQVSAVSFDASTLEIFGALCAGCRLVVHPGGGPVDLDALAATVTGHRVTVVNLATGLLHQLIESRLSFFAGLRHVVTGGDVASPALVARLLDAWPGLTFTNGYGPTENTTFTTCWTTSGPPPDAVPIGTAVTGTGVAVLDDAMRPVTAGGTGEIYTWGGGLARGYLGRPAATAERFLPCPFGPPGSRMYRTGDLARLLPDGNLEFAGRTDRQVKVHGYRVEPGAVEAALARQSGVDRAVVVVEQDDAGRKRLVGHAVPSGTADEGLGARLRASLAAELPGYAVPDTILVHTTLPVTAHGKVDRSALTSAGPRPRAVANAYVPPATPLQRRLTELWSALLDTAPVGIDDDFFDLGGHSLLAAELLDVMHKELGVEIPATALYLRSTVAELSEAVGETLAGREIRS
- a CDS encoding MbtH family protein, which produces METQENAEQFAVVVNDEEQYSIWPADRALPEGWQKEGRTGTREECLSHIDTVWTDLRPRSVRERAEAHG
- a CDS encoding D-2-hydroxyacid dehydrogenase, encoding MAAKQRDGLRLFGLPPQACERVAALWPGPLAGVGPDDRKTSGPCAAALVWQGDDAEVAAFLGAHPECRWLHTTAVGVPQAVLRHADATGLTVTNGAGTRGSAVAEHVLALLLAHFKGLPQTLAAQRERDWKVPVAAELRGRRTGVLGLGDIGRRTARLLDAFGARVTGCRRSAGGSPGSGFPVPGVSAVYGRERIEEFLTGLDVLVVAVPLTEETAGLIGSAELALLRPGAVLVNVGRGPVVDEVALVSALRTGRLAGAALDVFAAEPLPASSPLWSEPGVLITPHSADATAETDQRCLELLLDNLTRFGAGRPLRNVVDPARGY
- a CDS encoding phosphopantetheine-binding protein codes for the protein MDRTKHVLDTCVVGLHRHPAVREAIGITHSDGEPVVYVLVEDGHAFDVAELRRHLKQEAHPVSDGIALVPVPELPRAEDGSVDHAELPAFGILGGLLPLWREAFEDDGIGADDDFFALGGYSMLAVRLVGKIADRYDVDLPLADFFDLPTVLDVAYRLTELGARPSAPEVSPHPEDELSLEDLLADIDRLSEEQALTLLGLEGPSADDAAHG